The genome window CCGGCGCCGGCCCCAACGACAACGGTACGCCCATATGTTCCCATGACTGCGTACATTTTCATCCATCACGAACGTAATGCTGATCTACCAATCGATTTGCAGGCGGTGCTTGCGGCTTCAAGAACGTGAACCAGTAGCCCTTCTCCTCCATGACGTCCTGCGGTAACGAGCCTCTGTTCGACGGCGGCGCGGGCTGCGGCTCCTGCTACGAGGTACGTACGTACTGCAGTAATTTATCCAACACCCAACAGCGTCAGTTAAATTAGTTGGTCAAACTCAAACCTCCCATGTGCATGTATTCATCGTTCAGATTCGATGCGTCGCCGCCAACAACCCTTCCTGCTCCGGCCAGCCGAGGACGGTGGTCATCACCGACATGAACTACTACCCCGTGGCTAGGTACCACTTCGACCTCAGCGGCACAGCGTTCGGGGCCATGGCCAAGAACGGCCTCAACGACAAGCTCCGCCACGCCGGCATCATCGACATGCAGTTCAGGAGGGTGCGCTGCAACTTCCCAGGCATGAAGGTCACCTTCCATGTCCAGCGTGGCTCCAACCCCAACTACCTCGCGGTGCTCGTGGAGTATGCCAACGTGGACGGGACCGTGGTGAGGATGGAGCTGATGCAGACCAAGAACGGTCGCCCCACGGGGTCCTGGGAGCCGATGCGCTGCTCCTGGGGATCCATCTGGCGGATGGACACCAACCGCCCGCTACAAGGGCCATTCTCCATGTGCATCACCAGTGACTCCGGGAAGACGCTGGTGGCCAACAATGTCATCCCGGCCTATTGGCGGCCGGACAAAGCCTACTGGTCCAACGTCCAGTTCTATTGATTTTGGCTCAATCAATTAGGTGCTTCTCCGATGGATTCCGATCGAATTGGTGCTCCCGGATTTCTCCTCTCACAAACGCTACCTATGttcatctatttatatataaaaagtccTTGACGGGCTCACCAGAAAAAAGAGAATTCCATAGAAAATTCTACAAAAATCAGAAACATCCAGCCATTTATTTAATACGCTAAAATTTTACAGCCATTAGATGTGTTTTAAGTGAAAATAATTACCCACCATTGTCATTATGAGAAAAAACGCAACATTCAAATACCTTTAATAATTACCCATCATTACCATTATGAGAAAAAACATAACATTCATGCATAGGATTTTCCACACACACGAAAAAAAACTACAGGCCTGCGTGGGTGCCTTGGACTTTCCTCCCAAATAATGAAGCTGCATGTATGACGTGGGATGAGGAAAAAACATCATTTTGTTATTCCATCTACCCTAACTTTTCCTCCTCATGCTGACGCTCTCGGTGCTGCCGCCGCCGTGCCGTTCAACCCTGCAAGGATCTTTAGCTTCATCGATGGCAGGTAATGAAACACCTAAGAGCTGCACTTTCATGGAACCTCTGTGTTGCTCTCTTTTATGAGTCTGCAGTATGTCATGCACATCAGGATAAACGAGGTTGCAATCTCACCTGATGcatggatccatagatggagataTGTATATACTTGATGGTATTTGTACGTGTGTGATGGATGACTTGCCTTGATGTTTCTTGTGTGTAGACGCGTAGTATATAAGGACACGGATGCTGCCCACGGAGGCTATTGCTTGGTGAAGCGGCTAGTGATCAGGGAGCTTAGAATCTTCAATCTAAATTACAGATGTGTGTCGATCTAAAATTTAGATGGCTTTGTCTCCAGTAAACAGATCTAATGGGATTCCCTGCAAGAATATCTTCTTGGTATATTTCCGCACTGCGGCTTATGTGTCGATTGGTAACGGAGAGAGCTTTTTATCATGGCAGGATTAATCGACCAACAAGCTGTGTATGCCTAATATGGTCTCGGATCTGCTCTTTGTGGCTCGCTGCTCTATCCAGTGGTAAAACTAATTCATCAAGGATATTAACACTATTTATACCGCAGCTTTCAGTCAGGTTCTTGGCATTCTGTAGTACGGTCATCTCGATGCTTGATTGTGGAGCTAGGTACTTGTACATGACAGTTATATGTTTTAAAAGCTCCATCTATTTTTGTATAACATATACAGCTTAAAATCTCTTGTCAGCATCGGCAATGCAAAACTAGATCGAGGAAGGATATGTAGCCAGTCAGCATTGTGTCCAACTACGTGAGTAAGACCAAGGATACTGTCACATGTAATGGCATGCCTCGAAGATTTTTTTTGTAACATGTTTATGCGTTCAGGTTGATGCTCAGTTAACACAAGCTTTTCTTTTTTCTACGAAAATAAAGGCAAGTTGATGCCGTTCTTTTCATGTGCTGCATTTTCTTCTCTACAGACATTAACATTGAAGTAGTTGAACCAAACGGTGAGACAAGGAGAACCTTGCTTTTATTTCATTTTATTATCATTAGACACTACATGCATAATATATAACTGTAAACCAGCCAAGCTTCCTCACTTAGCACAAATACATACGTCTCTATAGGAAGTTTGGGATCTGTTCTACCTCTCT of Triticum aestivum cultivar Chinese Spring unplaced genomic scaffold, IWGSC CS RefSeq v2.1 scaffold181255, whole genome shotgun sequence contains these proteins:
- the LOC123172735 gene encoding expansin-B6-like, producing MTSCGNEPLFDGGAGCGSCYEIRCVAANNPSCSGQPRTVVITDMNYYPVARYHFDLSGTAFGAMAKNGLNDKLRHAGIIDMQFRRVRCNFPGMKVTFHVQRGSNPNYLAVLVEYANVDGTVVRMELMQTKNGRPTGSWEPMRCSWGSIWRMDTNRPLQGPFSMCITSDSGKTLVANNVIPAYWRPDKAYWSNVQFY